The proteins below are encoded in one region of Telopea speciosissima isolate NSW1024214 ecotype Mountain lineage chromosome 10, Tspe_v1, whole genome shotgun sequence:
- the LOC122642851 gene encoding AT-hook motif nuclear-localized protein 20-like, whose translation FARLANRWWTGQVPLPGIEPATGSPGLKKRERDLSISTTENGGGSSGGAEDDEERENGEPQEGAVEVGTRRPRGRPPGSKNKPKPPIFVTRDSPNALRSHVMEVSSGSDVAESVAQFARRRQRGVCVLSGSGAVANVTLRQPAAPGAVVALHGRFEILSLTGAFLPGPAPPGSTGLTVYLAGGQGQVVGGSVVGTLIAAGPVMVIAATFSNATYERLPLEEDDDNGSGGQGQLPGGGGSPPAIGNSAGQPPPGLPDPSSMPVFNLPPNLLPNGGQLGHDAYAWAHARPPY comes from the coding sequence TTCGCAAGACTGGCGAACCGTTGGTGGACCGGACAAGTGCCGTTGCCGGGTATTGAACCGGCAACTGGTTCACCTGGCTTGAAGAAACGTGAACGAGACCTTTCCATTTCCACCACCGAAAACGGTGGTGGAAGTAGCGGTGGAgcagaagatgatgaagaaagagagaacgGTGAACCCCAAGAAGGAGCGGTCGAGGTCGGAACTCGTCGTCCAAGAGGCCGACCACCCGGTtcaaaaaacaaaccaaaacccCCTATCTTTGTCACTCGAGACAGCCCTAACGCTCTCCGAAGCCATGTCATGGAGGTCTCAAGTGGTTCCGATGTAGCTGAGAGCGTAGCTCAGTTCGCCAGAAGAAGACAGAGAGGTGTATGTGTACTTAGCGGTAGTGGAGCTGTAGCTAACGTCACATTACGTCAGCCAGCGGCGCCTGGAGCGGTGGTGGCACTTCACGGCCGTTTCGAGATACTTTCTTTAACCGGTGCTTTCTTACCTGGACCAGCACCACCTGGTTCAACCGGTCTGACGGTTTACTTAGCCGGTGGTCAAGGTCAGGTTGTGGGTGGAAGCGTTGTGGGAACACTTATTGCAGCAGGTCCGGTTATGGTAATTGCTGCCACGTTTTCTAATGCCACGTATGAACGGTTACcgttagaagaagatgatgataatGGAAGTGGCGGACAAGGTCAACTCCCCGGCGGTGGTGGCTCGCCACCAGCAATTGGAAACAGTGCCGGACAACCACCACCAGGTCTGCCTGATCCATCGTCGATGCCAGTTTTCAATCTGCCACCAAATCTTCTCCCTAATGGTGGACAATTAGGGCATGATGCTTATGCTTGGGCTCATGCTCGTCCACCTTACTGA